In the Quercus lobata isolate SW786 chromosome 5, ValleyOak3.0 Primary Assembly, whole genome shotgun sequence genome, one interval contains:
- the LOC115989306 gene encoding uncharacterized protein LOC115989306 gives MSSPEADEVLFAYIVVAPHAVSLVLIRDDNGIQQPVYYVRKSLHEAEVRYLPLEKVILAVVHATRKLPHYFQAHTVIVLTQLPLRSVLRSADYTGRIAMWSALLGAFDIKCMPRSSVKGQVLTDLVAEFAEPSVEIRTQRENMDGKSVGIISARETSRWKVYVDGAANQKGSGIGLVLISPESITIEKLIRLGFSATNNEAEYEALFQGMMVVQKMGGKAMEAFSDSRLVIGQVMGELEARDARMQEYLGRAKRLQSDFESFNLTHVSRSGNTHADSLATLAMSSMQDLPRMILVEALCQTSLIGRDIARIHQIRRNPSWMDPIMNFLKDDTLPEGKLEAEKIRRNAPQFWLLEDHKLYRRSYSGPYLLCIHPEESESLLKELHEGICGSHTGGRSLAHRALTQGYW, from the coding sequence atgtctagccctgaggcGGATGAGGTACTGTTCGCATACATAGTAGTAGCCCCTCATGCTGTAAGCTTGGTACTGATACGAGATGATAATGGAATACAGCAACCAGTATATTACGTAAgaaaatcattacatgaggctgAAGTGCGCTACTTACCATTGGAGAAAGTAATTCTGGCAGTAGTGCATGCTACGCGAAAACTCCCCCATTACTTTCAAGCACACACGGTCATTGTTCTAacccagcttccccttcgaTCGGTGCTCCGAAGCGCCGATTACACGGGAAgaatcgccatgtggagtgcactCTTGGGGGCTTTTGATATTAAATGCATGCCTAGGTCCTCTGTCAAGGGTCAAGTCCTCACGGATCTAGTCGCAGAATTCGCTGAGCCCTCTGTAGAAATAAGAACACAAAGGGAAaatatggatggaaaatcggttggcataaTCTCAGCTCGAGAAACCTCACGTTGGAAAGTCTATGTGGACGGCGCGGCCAACCAAAAAGGATCTGGGATCGGGCTAGTTCTGATATCGCCCGAAAGTATTACCATTGAAAAATTGATAAGACTTgggttctcggctacgaacaacgaagccgagtaCGAGGCCTTGTTTCAAGGAATGATGGTGGTTCAAAAAATGGGCGGAAAGGCAATGGAAGCATTCTCAGACTCCAGATTGGTCATAggccaagtgatgggtgagttaGAAGCAAGAGATGCtagaatgcaagagtatctcGGTCGAGCCAAACGCCTACAATCAGACTTTGAATCCTTTAACCTGACGCATGTTTCTAGAAGTGGGAACACACATGCGGATTCACTGGCCACTCTTGCCATGTCCTCTATGCAGGATCTGCCACGAATGATCCTTGTTGAGGCTCTATGCCAGACAAGTTTAATCGGAAGAGACATAGCTCGGATCCATCAGATTAGAAGGAAtcccagctggatggatcctataaTGAACTTCCTCAAAGACGATACATTACCGGAAGGAAAACTggaggccgagaagatacggaGGAATGCTCCTCAGTTCTGGTTGTTAGAGGACCACAAGCTATACCGGCGTTCCTATTCTGGGCCGTACCTACTATGTATACACCCAGAGGAATCCGAGTCCTTGCTTAAAGAACTAcatgaggggatttgtggaagtcatacggGAGGAAGATCactggcgcacagggcactcacccaagggTACTGGTGA